One segment of Cyprinus carpio isolate SPL01 chromosome A17, ASM1834038v1, whole genome shotgun sequence DNA contains the following:
- the LOC109077522 gene encoding LOW QUALITY PROTEIN: ERO1-like protein alpha (The sequence of the model RefSeq protein was modified relative to this genomic sequence to represent the inferred CDS: substituted 1 base at 1 genomic stop codon), translated as MPNSVHCQMTMKSFILLALLLSSVHKTTAAGSAAHRCFCQVTGNLDDCACDVETIDSFNNKEIFPKLQKLLSSDYFRFYKVNLNNPCPFWTDHSQCGLKYCAVKPCTEGEVPEGLKSSSYKYSEAAGQDIEECEKAEKLGAVNGSLSDETRQALQEWKKHDDESDRFCMLDDEDSPESQYVDLLLNPERFTGYRGPEAWRIWNSIYEENCFKPYSVKRPLNPLASNSGDDGQGFYHWLEGLCVEKXAFFRLISGLHASINIHLSARYLLDENWFELKWGHNVSEFQLRFDEELTEGEGPKRLRNLYFLYLIELRALAKILPYFERPTFHLYTGQPTEDNENKNLLLELLHVAKSFPLHFDETALFAGNKKEAMKLKEDFKLTFKNISRIMDCVECFKCRLWGKLQTQGLGTALKILFSERQIEAMPNTSNTNPSFQLSRQEIVSLFNAFGRISTSVRELENFRSLLSNLKQ; from the exons ATGCCGAACTCGGTTCATTGCCAAATGACAATGAAATCCTTCATTCTGTTGGCTCTTTTACTGAGTAGCGTCCACAAGACGACCGCAGCAGGATCCGCAGCGCACAGGTGCTTCTGTCAG GTCACTGGGAACCTTGATGATTGTGCTTGTGATGTAGAGACCATCGACAGCttcaacaacaaagaaatctttcCCAAACTACAAAAACTACTATCCTCTGATTATTTCCGGTTTTATAAG GTCAATCTGAACAACCCCTGCCCGTTCTGGACAGACCACAGTCAGTGTGGACTCAAATACTGTGCTGTGAAACCATGCACAGAG GGTGAAGTACCAGAGGGCCTGAAATCCAGCAGTTATAAG TATTCAGAAGCGGCCGGTCAGGATATAGAGGAGTGTGAGAAGGCAGAGAAACTTGGAGCTGTCAACGGTTCTCTAAG TGACGAGACACGCCAGGCTCTTCAGGAGTGGAAGAAACACGATGATGAATCGGACCGTTTCTGCATGTTGGACG atGAGGACTCGCCTGAATCACAGTATGTGGACCTCCTGCTCAACCCTGAGCGTTTCACCGGCTATAGAGGACCAGAGGCCTGGCGGATCTGGAACAGCATATACGAGGAGAACTGCTTCAA ACCATATTCAGTTAAACGGCCACTGAATCCTTTGGCGTCTAACAGTG GAGATGATG GGCAGGGGTTCTACCACTGGCTGGAGG GCTTGTGTGTGGAGAAATGAGCGTTCTTCAGGCTGATCTCGGGACTGCATGCCAGTATAAACATACACCTGAGTGCCAGGTACCTACTAGATG aaaaCTGGTTCGAACTGAAGTGGGGTCACAATGTCTCGGAGTTCCAGCTGAGGTTTGACGAGGAGCTGACAGAAGGGGAGGGGCCAAAGAGGCTCCGCAACCTCTACTTCCTGTACCTCATTGAGCTGCGTGCTCTGGCAAAAATACTCCCTTATTTTGAACGTCCCACCTTCCATTTGTACACTGGCCAACCCACAGAAGATAACGAGAACAAGAATTTGCTTCTAGAGCTCCTCCATGTGGCCAA ATCTTTTCCTTTGCATTTTGATGAGACTGCTCTATTTGCTGGAAATAAGAAGGAAGCCATGAAACTGAAA GAAGACTTCAAGCTGACCTTTAAGAACATCTCACGCATCATGGACTGTGTTGAATGCTTTAAATGCAGACTTTGGGGCAAATTGCAG ACTCAAGGCTTGGGAACCGCGCTGAAAATCCTGTTCTCAGAAAGGCAAATAGAGGCAATGCCCAACACAAGCAACACCAATCCATCATTTCAGCTCAGCCGGCAGGAAATCGTGTCTTTGTTCAATGCTTTCGGAAG GATCTCCACAAGTGTCAGAGAGCTGGAGAACTTTCGGTCGCTGTTGTCAAATCTcaaacagtga